In Bacillus pumilus, the sequence TTTTACACGTTTAAATCTATTTTTCGTTATACTGTAGAGGACAAATGCCTTCGGATAGGGGGACAAAAAGGAAGATGCAGATCATTCAACATGTCACCGTGATGCAAGTATTAACTGAAAGCAGTAAGGACAAACTGTTAACGACTTTTTTGGAGAAAAAAGAAAGACTAGAACGTGAATGCAATCAGCTATATTTTCAACTAAAGAAGCATGAAAAAGAACCACATCAGCAAGAAGCCATCCCTCAATTTCAAAAAGCCATTGATAAAAGGCAAGAGAAAATCAGACAAATTGATTTTCAAGTAGAGCAGCTGCATATCTTGCCGCTTGGAAGTGAAATGAAAGAAACAGAAGTGGATGCGCTGGTTGAAGTGAAAATAGGTGATAAATGGGATGACAAAATGCAAGATAATGTCATTGTCGTCAAAGACGGCACCATTGTTGAAATACGTCAGGGGTGATTGAGAACATGGAGCTAGATTGGTTGAATGTCGGAAAGATCGTCAATACACACGGAGTGCGCG encodes:
- a CDS encoding YlqD family protein; its protein translation is MQIIQHVTVMQVLTESSKDKLLTTFLEKKERLERECNQLYFQLKKHEKEPHQQEAIPQFQKAIDKRQEKIRQIDFQVEQLHILPLGSEMKETEVDALVEVKIGDKWDDKMQDNVIVVKDGTIVEIRQG